Proteins encoded in a region of the Delphinus delphis chromosome 13, mDelDel1.2, whole genome shotgun sequence genome:
- the CETN1 gene encoding centrin-1 → MASSFKKSNVASTSQKRKVEPKPELTEDQKQEIREAFALFDADGSGTIDVKELKVALRALGFEPRKEEMKRIIAEVDKESTGKVSFNDFLAVMTQKMAEKDTKEEILKAFRLFDDDETGKISFKNLKRVATELGENLTDEELQEMIDEADRDGDGEVNEEEFLRIMKKTSLY, encoded by the coding sequence ATGGCTTCCAGCTTCAAGAAGTCAAACGTGGCCTCCACCAGCCAGAAAAGAAAGGTGGAGCCTAAGCCCGAGCTCACTGAAGATCAGAAGCAAGAAATTCGCGAAGCGTTTGCCCTCTTCGATGCCGACGGCAGCGGCACCATCGACGTGAAGGAGCTGAAGGTGGCCTTGAGGGCACTGGGCTTTGAACCCAGGAAGGAGGAGATGAAGAGGATAATCGCCGAGGTGGACAAGGAAAGCACAGGGAAAGTCAGCTTCAATGACTTCTTGGCTGTGATGACTCAGAAGATGGCCGAGAAAGACACCAAGGAAGAAATCCTGAAGGCTTTCAGGCTCTTTGATGATGATGAAACCGGGAAGATCTCTTTCAAAAACCTAAAGCGCGTGGCCACCGAGTTGGGGGAAAACCTCACTGATGAGGAGCTGCAGGAAATGATTGACGAAGCAGATCGGGATGGAGATGGTGAAGTGAACGAGGAAGAGTTTCTTCGGATCATGAAAAAGACCAGCCTCTACTGA